Proteins from one Sander lucioperca isolate FBNREF2018 chromosome 16, SLUC_FBN_1.2, whole genome shotgun sequence genomic window:
- the si:dkey-222b8.4 gene encoding uncharacterized protein KIAA0895 isoform X1 yields the protein MLESIKVTERLHWPEVEMSKKYILNSADKALSPSQVYLEKISSSVLKDLFSTGSSSYNVLLQAEEEEEKKSQKQSPYKRPKTSVKCGATFSRRNRPGMAPKKLRAAEGSGKPAQTNRVLSGNSNLSKPARNIAVVGSTMALIPRTVPQLRKICIPNSPRTKLPSLHKAAITREVENAKKLCILTAIKPSNVEKEKAKFFKSDFNYNPQFAYSNPVPPLVLARHNNASDRFLTQAVHIMELALQRYGSYEKFEQATGGNLLNKSRIWHNVKKYMEKEGCLGEIVVQVTDDLLSRASMTVVNSRPTLTINISTAREYWLEGMLRHEISTHYFRGINNCHQPWSSSAGRKKHNLKPLNPTEEGLASIHSVLFRKDPTLWRAALLYYTVYQASHMSFSQLFHNLGRFVQDPNTRWDYCVRAKRGQTDTAQPGCFSKDQVYLDGILKILRYRDKINFPLLMALGKVSFEDVDRLKALAQMEDVRIPHFMQDQARYAEQLAKIMAVNQLTDEELKAII from the exons ATGCTGGAGTCAATTAAAGTTACAG AAAGACTCCACTGGCCAGAAGTAGAAATGTccaaaaagtacattttaaactcTGCTGACAAGGCACTGAGTCCAAGCCAAGTATACCTGGAGAAGATTTCTTCCAGTGTTCTCAAAGACCTCTTCAGCACTGGCTCCAGTAGCTACAACGTCCTGctgcaggctgaggaggaggaggagaagaagagtcAGAAGCAGTCCCCGTACAAAAGGCCAAAAACATCGGTGAAATGTGGCGCCACATTTAGTAGAAGAAACCGCCCAGGCATGGCTCCTAAAAAGTTGCGTGCAGCTGAAGGTAGTGGTAAACCTGCACAGACAAATCGTGTTCTCTCAGGCAACTCCAATCTGTCTAAACCAGCACGGAACATCGCAGTAGTGGGAAGCACCATGGCCCTGATCCCTCGTACAGTTCCGCAGCTCAGAAAGATCTGCATCCCCAATTCCCCACGCACTAAACTTCCCTCGTTGCACAAAGCAGCAATCACACGGGAAGTGGAAAATGCCAAGAAGCTCTGCATCCTTACAGCCATAAAGCCATCTAATGTTGAGAAAGAGAAGGCCAAGTTCTTCAAGTCTGACTTCAACTATAATCCACAGTTTGCATACAGCAACCCAGTTCCTCCACTTGTCCTGGCACGGCATAACAATGCCTCAGATCGCTTCCTGACACAG GCAGTGCACATCATGGAGCTTGCCCTGCAGCGATATGGCAGCTATGAGAAGTTTGAGCAGGCCACTGGGGGCAACCTCCTCAACAAGAGTCGTATCTGGCACAACGTCAAGAAATACATGGAGAAGGAAGGCTGCTTGGGGGAG ATCGTAGTCCAGGTGACAGACGACCTCCTGTCCAGAGCCTCCATGACGGTGGTGAACAGCAGACCCACACTGACCATCAACATCTCCACCGCCCGAGAGTACTGGCTGGAAGGCATGCTGAGGCATGAGATTA GCACACATTATTTCCGTGGCATAAACAACTGCCACCAGCCATGGAGCAGCAGCGCGGGTAGGAAGAAGCACAACCTGAAGCCTCTGAACCCCACAGAGGAGGGCCTGGCCAGCATCCACAGTGTCCTGTTCAGGAAAGACCCCACACTGTGGCGCGCCGCCCTGCTCTACTACACCGTCTACCAGGCCAGCCACATGTCCTTCTCTCAGCTCTTCCACAATCTGGGACGCTTCGTCCAGGACCCCAACACCCGCTGGGACTACTGCGTCCGAGCCAAGAGGGGCCAGACCGATACAGCACAGCCAG GGTGCTTCAGTAAAGACCAGGTCTACCTGGATGGCATCCTGAAGATCCTGAGATACAGAGACAAGATCAACTTCCCACTGCTGATGGCTCTAGGAAAG GTGTCATTTGAAGACGTGGACCGCCTGAAAGCACTGGCTCAGATGGAGGACGTCCGCATCCCTCACTTCATGCAGGACCAGGCGCGGTACGCCGAGCAGCTGGCGAAAATCATGGCGGTCAACCAGCTGACTGACGAGGAGCTCAAGGCCATCATCTGA
- the si:dkey-222b8.4 gene encoding uncharacterized protein KIAA0895 isoform X2, which translates to MSKKYILNSADKALSPSQVYLEKISSSVLKDLFSTGSSSYNVLLQAEEEEEKKSQKQSPYKRPKTSVKCGATFSRRNRPGMAPKKLRAAEGSGKPAQTNRVLSGNSNLSKPARNIAVVGSTMALIPRTVPQLRKICIPNSPRTKLPSLHKAAITREVENAKKLCILTAIKPSNVEKEKAKFFKSDFNYNPQFAYSNPVPPLVLARHNNASDRFLTQAVHIMELALQRYGSYEKFEQATGGNLLNKSRIWHNVKKYMEKEGCLGEIVVQVTDDLLSRASMTVVNSRPTLTINISTAREYWLEGMLRHEISTHYFRGINNCHQPWSSSAGRKKHNLKPLNPTEEGLASIHSVLFRKDPTLWRAALLYYTVYQASHMSFSQLFHNLGRFVQDPNTRWDYCVRAKRGQTDTAQPGCFSKDQVYLDGILKILRYRDKINFPLLMALGKVSFEDVDRLKALAQMEDVRIPHFMQDQARYAEQLAKIMAVNQLTDEELKAII; encoded by the exons ATGTccaaaaagtacattttaaactcTGCTGACAAGGCACTGAGTCCAAGCCAAGTATACCTGGAGAAGATTTCTTCCAGTGTTCTCAAAGACCTCTTCAGCACTGGCTCCAGTAGCTACAACGTCCTGctgcaggctgaggaggaggaggagaagaagagtcAGAAGCAGTCCCCGTACAAAAGGCCAAAAACATCGGTGAAATGTGGCGCCACATTTAGTAGAAGAAACCGCCCAGGCATGGCTCCTAAAAAGTTGCGTGCAGCTGAAGGTAGTGGTAAACCTGCACAGACAAATCGTGTTCTCTCAGGCAACTCCAATCTGTCTAAACCAGCACGGAACATCGCAGTAGTGGGAAGCACCATGGCCCTGATCCCTCGTACAGTTCCGCAGCTCAGAAAGATCTGCATCCCCAATTCCCCACGCACTAAACTTCCCTCGTTGCACAAAGCAGCAATCACACGGGAAGTGGAAAATGCCAAGAAGCTCTGCATCCTTACAGCCATAAAGCCATCTAATGTTGAGAAAGAGAAGGCCAAGTTCTTCAAGTCTGACTTCAACTATAATCCACAGTTTGCATACAGCAACCCAGTTCCTCCACTTGTCCTGGCACGGCATAACAATGCCTCAGATCGCTTCCTGACACAG GCAGTGCACATCATGGAGCTTGCCCTGCAGCGATATGGCAGCTATGAGAAGTTTGAGCAGGCCACTGGGGGCAACCTCCTCAACAAGAGTCGTATCTGGCACAACGTCAAGAAATACATGGAGAAGGAAGGCTGCTTGGGGGAG ATCGTAGTCCAGGTGACAGACGACCTCCTGTCCAGAGCCTCCATGACGGTGGTGAACAGCAGACCCACACTGACCATCAACATCTCCACCGCCCGAGAGTACTGGCTGGAAGGCATGCTGAGGCATGAGATTA GCACACATTATTTCCGTGGCATAAACAACTGCCACCAGCCATGGAGCAGCAGCGCGGGTAGGAAGAAGCACAACCTGAAGCCTCTGAACCCCACAGAGGAGGGCCTGGCCAGCATCCACAGTGTCCTGTTCAGGAAAGACCCCACACTGTGGCGCGCCGCCCTGCTCTACTACACCGTCTACCAGGCCAGCCACATGTCCTTCTCTCAGCTCTTCCACAATCTGGGACGCTTCGTCCAGGACCCCAACACCCGCTGGGACTACTGCGTCCGAGCCAAGAGGGGCCAGACCGATACAGCACAGCCAG GGTGCTTCAGTAAAGACCAGGTCTACCTGGATGGCATCCTGAAGATCCTGAGATACAGAGACAAGATCAACTTCCCACTGCTGATGGCTCTAGGAAAG GTGTCATTTGAAGACGTGGACCGCCTGAAAGCACTGGCTCAGATGGAGGACGTCCGCATCCCTCACTTCATGCAGGACCAGGCGCGGTACGCCGAGCAGCTGGCGAAAATCATGGCGGTCAACCAGCTGACTGACGAGGAGCTCAAGGCCATCATCTGA